Proteins encoded by one window of Clostridium perfringens:
- a CDS encoding CD1247 N-terminal domain-containing protein: protein MKDIKNNISNLLKAMDKNTELDKEFKDSLLNVISSLVDKIEELQVNVETLDENVNLLNDDLSGVQDELFEELTLEELEEYDDEYCEVVCDKCHKPIYIEKDILNRSESIPCPYCGNEFEV, encoded by the coding sequence GTGAAGGATATTAAAAATAACATTAGCAACTTACTTAAAGCTATGGATAAAAACACTGAGTTAGATAAAGAATTTAAGGATTCCTTACTTAATGTAATTTCATCTTTAGTTGATAAGATTGAAGAGTTACAAGTTAATGTTGAAACTTTAGATGAAAATGTAAATCTACTAAATGATGATTTAAGTGGAGTACAGGATGAACTTTTTGAAGAGCTAACTTTAGAAGAGCTTGAAGAATATGATGATGAATACTGTGAAGTAGTTTGTGATAAATGTCATAAGCCTATATACATAGAAAAAGATATATTAAACAGATCTGAAAGTATACCTTGTCCTTATTGTGGAAATGAATTTGAAGTTTAA
- the spoIIIAA gene encoding stage III sporulation protein AA, producing MKEIFDVLPDKINSCLKDKSNLNKLQEIRVKVGKPLNIVLDNTETIFNYVIRREDVKAIIQKISNYSLYAFEEDIRQGYITIQGGHRVGLAGQCVIEDNSIKTIRNITSLNIRVCREIVGCSNSLMNSLVENNRVNNTLIISPPKCGKTTLLRDITRNISNGISQIGFKGKRTVVIDERSEIAACYNGIPQMNVGMRTDVYDNCIKSEGMMMAVRGLSPEVIICDEIGTYKDMEGLMMAYNSGVSIIATLHGRNVEELYRRPVFREIVENNIINKVVVLSGKKGIGTIEGIYNV from the coding sequence TTGAAAGAAATATTTGATGTATTACCAGATAAGATAAATTCTTGTTTAAAAGATAAAAGTAATTTAAATAAATTACAAGAAATTAGAGTTAAGGTTGGAAAGCCTCTTAACATAGTTTTAGATAATACAGAAACAATTTTTAACTATGTAATAAGGAGAGAGGATGTTAAAGCCATAATTCAAAAAATAAGTAACTACTCTTTATATGCCTTTGAGGAAGATATAAGACAAGGATATATAACTATCCAAGGAGGGCATAGAGTTGGATTAGCAGGTCAATGTGTAATAGAAGATAATTCTATTAAAACTATTAGAAATATAACTTCTTTAAATATTAGAGTTTGTAGAGAAATAGTAGGCTGTTCAAATAGTTTAATGAATAGCTTAGTAGAAAATAACAGGGTAAATAATACTTTAATAATATCTCCACCTAAATGTGGAAAAACCACACTTTTAAGAGATATTACAAGAAATATATCTAATGGAATTTCTCAAATTGGTTTTAAGGGAAAGAGAACAGTTGTAATTGATGAAAGAAGCGAAATAGCTGCTTGTTACAATGGAATTCCCCAAATGAATGTAGGAATGAGAACTGATGTATATGATAACTGTATAAAAAGTGAAGGTATGATGATGGCTGTAAGAGGGCTTTCTCCAGAGGTTATTATATGTGATGAAATTGGAACTTATAAAGATATGGAAGGATTAATGATGGCATATAATTCTGGAGTTAGTATTATAGCTACCCTGCATGGAAGAAATGTTGAAGAATTGTATAGAAGACCTGTTTTTAGGGAGATTGTTGAAAATAATATAATAAATAAAGTTGTAGTTCTTAGTGGTAAAAAAGGAATTGGAACAATTGAGGGTATATATAATGTTTAA
- the spoIIIAB gene encoding stage III sporulation protein SpoIIIAB — protein MKVFFLLIIVLLSSLIGYLYGEGFRNRLSQLRELKRALIDFENDIVYTYTPLPESIESIALKAKSPIKELFNEISFKLKNNEVENVYMAFKESINEHKKEMNLRNKDFEILLDLSKSLGETNVEGQIKIFNLAKEKLDIELEIAEDECNKNTKVYRYLGVAVGAMIAIFLV, from the coding sequence ATGAAAGTTTTTTTTCTGCTTATTATAGTTCTACTTAGTTCTTTAATTGGATACCTGTATGGAGAAGGATTTAGAAATAGACTTTCCCAACTTAGAGAGTTAAAAAGAGCTTTAATAGATTTTGAAAATGATATTGTTTATACTTACACTCCTTTACCAGAGAGTATAGAGAGTATAGCTTTAAAAGCTAAAAGCCCAATAAAAGAATTATTTAATGAAATTTCTTTTAAATTAAAAAATAATGAAGTAGAAAATGTATATATGGCTTTTAAAGAAAGTATAAATGAACATAAGAAAGAAATGAATCTAAGGAATAAGGATTTTGAAATTTTATTAGATCTTTCAAAGTCTTTAGGAGAAACCAATGTAGAGGGACAAATTAAGATATTTAATTTAGCAAAGGAAAAGCTAGATATAGAATTAGAGATTGCTGAAGATGAATGTAATAAAAATACTAAGGTATATAGGTATTTAGGGGTTGCAGTAGGTGCAATGATAGCTATTTTTCTTGTTTAG
- the spoIIIAC gene encoding stage III sporulation protein AC, producing the protein MSDLSLIFQIAGVGIVLVILDKVLDQSGKKEYATLANIVGVVIILTMMIQLISRLFSSVKSMFLF; encoded by the coding sequence ATGTCGGATTTATCTTTGATTTTTCAGATTGCAGGAGTTGGTATAGTGCTTGTTATACTAGATAAAGTTCTTGATCAAAGTGGTAAAAAGGAGTATGCAACTTTAGCTAATATAGTTGGAGTAGTAATAATACTTACCATGATGATTCAACTTATAAGTAGATTATTTTCTTCTGTTAAATCTATGTTTTTATTTTAA
- the spoIIIAD gene encoding stage III sporulation protein AD, with protein MDVVIQVISFVLISLFLYLVLKDNKSTFAVFLLLGAGIVIFLFVMPYVNEIIAFMQDIARESGMDSSYIAIVMKIIAIAYLSTFCSYICNDAGVTVLGKKVEFTGKIMILLLAIPIMANILNSILSIM; from the coding sequence ATGGATGTAGTTATACAAGTAATAAGCTTTGTACTAATAAGTTTATTTTTATATCTAGTTTTAAAAGATAATAAGAGCACCTTTGCAGTTTTTCTTCTTTTAGGAGCTGGCATAGTAATTTTTCTTTTTGTAATGCCTTATGTTAATGAAATAATAGCATTTATGCAGGATATAGCAAGGGAGTCTGGAATGGATTCATCATATATTGCTATAGTCATGAAAATTATTGCCATAGCATATCTTTCAACTTTTTGTAGTTATATATGTAATGATGCAGGGGTCACAGTATTAGGTAAGAAGGTAGAGTTTACAGGAAAAATTATGATTCTATTATTAGCTATACCAATAATGGCTAATATTTTGAATTCTATTTTAAGTATAATGTAG
- the spoIIIAE gene encoding stage III sporulation protein AE, protein MKKLINIILLSLIFVFCFNLKVLANDNLESSKEKIDNDSRIERFYDYINNLETEEDILGNMSAKEYIMNYLESGEDPITLKKIGASILSYIFRELNIVLKFIASILVIALLSALLKNLQDAFNIEEGVTQIAFFACYALLIMLLTKSFFISLNLGKEVLTSIIDFMNVIVPVIVMLIATSGGVTSAVTIDPIVLGAVSITPRIYTYFLFPLILAYFTLQFVNNLSSEFKIDRMCKFIKQVVMISQGFILTIFVGILTLRGMTADTLDAVAVKTVKFAVDNFVPIVGKAFSDAITTVAGYSLAMKSVITSLGVIVIVVIVIYPIIKIGLMAICFKLTSAVIEPVVDSKISSSVETVGEALFMIMSCIISVSIMFFIMASMMATAGNFIVGG, encoded by the coding sequence ATGAAAAAGTTGATAAACATAATATTATTATCTCTTATCTTTGTATTTTGCTTTAACTTAAAAGTTTTGGCGAATGATAACTTAGAGAGTTCAAAAGAAAAAATAGACAATGACTCAAGAATAGAAAGATTTTATGATTATATAAATAATTTAGAAACAGAAGAAGATATATTAGGCAATATGTCTGCTAAGGAATATATAATGAATTATTTAGAAAGTGGAGAAGATCCAATAACCTTAAAGAAAATAGGTGCTTCAATACTTAGTTATATATTTAGAGAACTTAACATAGTTTTAAAGTTTATCGCTTCAATATTAGTAATTGCTCTTTTAAGTGCCTTACTTAAAAATTTACAGGATGCTTTTAATATTGAAGAGGGAGTAACACAGATAGCATTTTTTGCTTGCTATGCCCTACTTATAATGCTTTTAACTAAAAGTTTCTTTATATCTCTTAACTTAGGAAAGGAAGTCTTAACTTCAATTATAGATTTTATGAATGTTATTGTTCCAGTTATTGTAATGCTTATAGCTACCTCAGGGGGAGTAACATCAGCTGTTACCATAGACCCCATAGTACTAGGGGCAGTTTCTATAACTCCTAGAATTTACACATACTTTTTATTCCCACTAATATTAGCATACTTTACATTACAGTTTGTTAATAATCTTTCTAGCGAATTTAAAATAGATAGAATGTGTAAGTTCATAAAACAGGTTGTTATGATATCTCAAGGGTTTATATTAACAATATTTGTTGGAATATTAACTTTAAGAGGAATGACGGCAGATACCTTAGATGCAGTGGCTGTAAAAACAGTAAAGTTTGCTGTAGATAATTTTGTGCCTATAGTGGGAAAGGCATTTTCAGATGCAATAACCACAGTAGCAGGATATTCCTTAGCTATGAAAAGTGTAATAACTTCTTTGGGAGTAATAGTTATCGTTGTAATTGTAATTTATCCAATAATAAAAATAGGCCTTATGGCTATATGTTTTAAACTTACATCAGCGGTTATTGAGCCTGTTGTTGATTCAAAGATTTCTAGCAGTGTGGAAACCGTTGGAGAAGCCTTATTTATGATAATGTCATGCATAATAAGTGTCAGCATAATGTTCTTTATTATGGCATCTATGATGGCTACAGCAGGTAATTTTATAGTAGGAGGATAG
- the spoIIIAF gene encoding stage III sporulation protein AF gives MELLKNWISTLCVVIVIISIAHIILPNSSIKKHVKFAFSLIILSVMLSPIIGLLTMNKDIDETVFQEKISDITRSDEEKKSLYDEEAILKSVEKNLEKSLKDEFYENEFEVNLIGKIDFDEVKFNIEKAEITVLDEKKVKKVDKVVVGKEKVNKEEKKDSFLEKIEKFVEKELEISHENIIVSYA, from the coding sequence ATGGAACTTTTAAAAAATTGGATTTCAACCCTTTGCGTTGTTATAGTCATCATATCTATTGCTCATATAATTTTACCTAATTCTTCAATAAAAAAACATGTTAAATTTGCATTTTCATTAATAATACTTTCTGTAATGCTATCACCAATAATAGGGCTTTTAACTATGAATAAGGATATAGATGAAACTGTTTTTCAGGAAAAAATAAGTGATATTACAAGATCAGATGAGGAAAAAAAGTCATTATATGATGAAGAAGCAATTTTAAAAAGTGTTGAGAAAAACTTAGAAAAGTCATTAAAAGATGAATTCTATGAGAATGAGTTTGAGGTTAATTTAATTGGGAAAATAGATTTTGATGAAGTGAAATTTAATATAGAAAAAGCAGAAATTACAGTTTTAGATGAAAAAAAAGTAAAAAAAGTAGATAAGGTTGTTGTTGGAAAAGAAAAGGTTAATAAAGAAGAGAAAAAGGATTCTTTTTTAGAAAAAATTGAAAAGTTTGTTGAAAAGGAACTTGAAATTTCTCATGAAAATATAATTGTTTCATATGCCTAG
- the spoIIIAG gene encoding stage III sporulation protein AG produces the protein MHELKEKIANLFKQKNITNLIILLLLVIMFYLVVSYFTGVNNITKSEKTNLEKVSKEDMNSNSQKDSEVLSYQEKQEKDLERILGKINGVGSVDVVINFQSSEVKVPAVDNSSQKSTTEETDSEGGTRVNSQETDGDKIVMSNSSNGSEPVILKTEKPEVLGVMVVAEGAEDSKIKYEITKAISSLYNISVDKVNVLAMKK, from the coding sequence ATGCATGAGTTAAAGGAGAAAATAGCTAATCTTTTTAAACAGAAGAATATTACTAATTTAATAATATTACTTTTATTAGTTATAATGTTTTATTTAGTTGTGTCATATTTTACAGGTGTAAACAATATAACTAAAAGTGAGAAAACTAATTTAGAAAAAGTATCAAAAGAGGATATGAATAGTAATAGCCAAAAAGATTCAGAAGTTTTAAGTTATCAAGAAAAACAAGAAAAAGATTTAGAGAGGATATTAGGAAAAATAAATGGAGTAGGATCAGTAGATGTAGTAATAAACTTTCAAAGCAGTGAAGTAAAAGTACCAGCTGTAGATAATTCTTCTCAAAAAAGCACTACAGAAGAAACTGATAGTGAAGGAGGGACAAGGGTTAATTCACAAGAGACTGATGGAGATAAAATAGTTATGTCAAATAGCTCAAATGGAAGTGAACCAGTTATATTAAAAACAGAAAAGCCAGAGGTTTTAGGAGTCATGGTTGTGGCTGAAGGTGCAGAAGATAGCAAGATAAAGTATGAAATAACAAAAGCGATATCAAGCTTATATAACATAAGTGTTGATAAGGTAAATGTATTAGCAATGAAAAAATAA
- a CDS encoding SpoIIIAH-like family protein: protein MNRKQAGIILTLLALIVCTGVLATRVNNQIKESMGEVPTAFGENDDNATETSSNYFYESRNLREQKDSKTIDNLKAIVEDKNTSAEQKEEAEKELTEKTMARDYETRIELSIKSKGYEDVICFIDGDNAKVVVKTNEELTQEKMVEIQDIVMNVSKVYDVDIEKK from the coding sequence ATGAACAGAAAACAAGCAGGGATAATTTTAACACTTTTAGCATTAATAGTTTGTACTGGCGTTCTAGCAACTAGAGTTAACAATCAAATTAAAGAGAGCATGGGAGAAGTTCCTACAGCTTTTGGAGAAAATGATGACAATGCAACTGAAACATCTTCAAATTATTTTTATGAATCAAGAAATTTAAGAGAACAAAAAGATTCTAAAACTATCGATAACTTAAAAGCTATAGTAGAAGATAAGAACACTTCAGCAGAACAAAAAGAAGAAGCTGAAAAAGAATTAACTGAAAAAACTATGGCAAGAGATTATGAAACAAGAATAGAACTTAGTATAAAGAGCAAAGGTTATGAAGATGTAATATGTTTTATAGATGGTGATAATGCTAAGGTTGTAGTTAAGACTAATGAGGAGTTAACTCAAGAGAAAATGGTTGAAATCCAAGATATAGTTATGAATGTATCAAAAGTATATGACGTTGATATAGAAAAAAAATAA
- a CDS encoding Asp23/Gls24 family envelope stress response protein: protein MNEMNRDEANLGIVNISDEVIGVVAGIAASEIDGILEINHNNSTGIGHKFSKKSLGKGIKVNVENGEAVIEIGVTVQYGIKIPDVVSQVQENVRRTVEAITGLKVALVNIYVQNIIILKEEDKNEILKK from the coding sequence ATGAATGAAATGAATAGAGATGAAGCTAACTTAGGTATAGTTAATATATCTGATGAAGTTATCGGTGTCGTAGCTGGTATAGCTGCATCTGAGATAGACGGAATACTTGAGATAAATCACAATAATAGCACTGGAATAGGACATAAATTTTCAAAGAAAAGTTTAGGTAAGGGCATTAAGGTTAATGTGGAGAATGGTGAAGCAGTTATAGAAATTGGTGTTACTGTTCAATACGGAATTAAGATCCCTGATGTAGTTTCTCAAGTGCAGGAAAACGTAAGAAGGACTGTTGAAGCTATAACTGGACTTAAGGTGGCACTAGTGAACATATATGTGCAAAACATAATTATCTTAAAAGAAGAAGATAAAAATGAAATATTAAAAAAATAG
- the nusB gene encoding transcription antitermination factor NusB → MNRVKSREYLLQLAYQMEITSETALETFNSFMENEDISKDDLDLAYIKSGLLGIEENKEKLDSLIESQLVKWKLNRISKVNLSILRISTYEILFAEDVPGKVSINEAIELCKKYSDNKSVSFINGVLDKVYKNMQ, encoded by the coding sequence ATGAATAGAGTAAAATCAAGAGAATATTTATTACAATTAGCTTACCAAATGGAAATAACTTCAGAAACTGCATTAGAAACTTTCAATTCTTTTATGGAGAACGAGGACATTTCTAAGGATGATTTAGATCTAGCATACATAAAATCAGGATTATTAGGAATAGAAGAAAATAAGGAAAAGTTAGATTCTTTAATAGAAAGTCAACTTGTAAAATGGAAATTAAACAGAATTTCAAAGGTTAACTTATCAATTTTAAGAATTTCTACATATGAAATATTATTTGCAGAGGATGTACCAGGAAAGGTATCAATAAATGAAGCTATTGAGTTATGTAAAAAATATTCAGATAATAAATCAGTTTCATTTATAAATGGAGTTTTAGATAAAGTATATAAGAATATGCAATAG
- a CDS encoding bifunctional methylenetetrahydrofolate dehydrogenase/methenyltetrahydrofolate cyclohydrolase: MDKILSGKTVAIDIKGQIKSYTEELKASGKSLKISSILVGDDGGSVYYQNFQEKLANNLGIDFEKIKLDESISEENLKLKIEELNKDDSVNGIMLLLPLPKHIDERAVTNLIDADKDLDCLSEVSVGRFYKGEKCFMPCTPNSVITLLKAYNIEIEGKEVVIIGRSNIVGKPLFQMFLNENATVTVCHSRTKNLKEVCKRADILVVAIGRANFIDSSYVREGAVVIDVGTSEVNGKITGDVNFDDVYEKASLITPVPGGVGSLTTTLLLKNVCKELD; the protein is encoded by the coding sequence ATGGATAAAATTTTAAGCGGAAAAACAGTGGCTATAGACATAAAGGGGCAAATTAAGAGTTATACAGAGGAATTAAAAGCTTCTGGAAAGTCTTTAAAAATATCGTCTATACTAGTTGGGGATGATGGAGGCTCAGTATATTACCAAAACTTCCAAGAAAAATTAGCTAATAATTTAGGAATAGACTTTGAGAAGATAAAATTAGATGAAAGTATTTCAGAAGAAAATCTGAAACTTAAGATAGAAGAGTTAAATAAAGATGATAGTGTAAATGGAATAATGCTTTTATTACCTTTACCAAAACATATTGATGAGAGAGCAGTTACAAATTTAATAGATGCAGATAAAGACTTAGATTGTCTTTCTGAGGTAAGTGTAGGTAGATTCTATAAGGGTGAGAAGTGTTTTATGCCATGCACACCAAACAGTGTAATAACTCTTTTAAAAGCTTATAACATTGAAATTGAGGGAAAAGAAGTTGTTATTATTGGAAGAAGTAATATAGTTGGTAAACCTCTTTTTCAAATGTTTTTAAATGAAAATGCTACAGTAACAGTATGTCATTCAAGAACTAAGAACTTAAAAGAAGTTTGTAAGAGAGCTGACATATTAGTAGTAGCTATTGGAAGGGCTAATTTCATAGATTCTTCTTATGTTAGAGAAGGAGCGGTTGTTATTGATGTAGGAACTAGTGAGGTTAATGGTAAAATAACGGGAGATGTTAATTTTGATGATGTTTATGAAAAAGCATCATTAATTACACCAGTTCCAGGAGGAGTAGGTTCTTTAACTACGACTCTTCTTTTAAAAAATGTTTGTAAGGAGTTAGATTAG
- the xseA gene encoding exodeoxyribonuclease VII large subunit — protein sequence MKLKTLSVGEVNNYVKKLVENDFILKNLNVKGEISNLKFHSSGHIYFSLKDENSKVNCIMFKNNAVNLDFRLEEGMKVEIKARLGVYHKEGTYQLYCENIKKAGIGELFEEFHKLKKELSEEGIFDEKYKRALPKFPKRIGIITARTGAAVRDIINVIQRRNKSLDIILYPAKVQGENAADSIIEGIRYFNNEKSVDVIILGRGGGSIEELWTFNNRDLAYEIFNSRIPTVSAVGHEVDFTISDFVSDMRAPTPSAAGELVSPSLQEMINDLLNKKEFLHRAIDRKFLNAKKDVDLLHKGLKGNNPKHIIEKRIKEVNSLEEKLNFLGKRKIDKAKDELIALNSILQTLNPLNTLGRGYSVIMDKKDKVINEVSELKKNDMVKVIMKDGSVNIDIKIINE from the coding sequence ATGAAACTAAAGACATTATCTGTTGGTGAAGTTAATAACTACGTTAAAAAGTTAGTTGAAAATGACTTTATATTAAAGAATCTTAATGTCAAAGGTGAAATATCTAATTTAAAATTCCATTCAAGTGGTCATATTTATTTTTCATTGAAAGATGAAAATAGCAAGGTTAACTGCATTATGTTTAAAAATAATGCAGTTAATTTAGATTTTAGACTAGAAGAAGGAATGAAGGTAGAAATAAAGGCTAGATTAGGTGTTTATCATAAAGAAGGAACTTATCAGCTTTACTGCGAAAATATTAAAAAAGCAGGAATTGGAGAACTTTTTGAAGAATTTCATAAATTAAAAAAAGAACTTAGTGAAGAAGGAATTTTTGATGAAAAATACAAAAGAGCCTTACCAAAATTCCCTAAGAGAATTGGAATAATTACAGCAAGGACTGGAGCAGCAGTAAGGGATATAATAAACGTAATACAAAGAAGAAATAAATCTTTAGATATTATTTTATATCCAGCTAAGGTTCAAGGAGAAAATGCAGCAGATTCAATAATTGAGGGTATTAGATATTTTAATAATGAGAAATCAGTTGATGTTATCATCTTAGGTAGAGGTGGAGGATCTATTGAAGAACTTTGGACTTTTAATAATAGAGACTTAGCATATGAGATATTTAATAGTAGAATACCTACTGTATCAGCTGTTGGACACGAAGTAGATTTTACTATTAGTGATTTTGTAAGTGATATGAGAGCACCTACACCATCAGCAGCAGGAGAGTTAGTATCACCGTCATTACAAGAAATGATAAATGATTTATTAAATAAAAAAGAGTTCTTACATAGAGCTATTGACAGAAAATTTTTAAATGCAAAGAAAGATGTAGATTTATTACACAAAGGATTAAAAGGTAATAATCCTAAGCATATAATTGAAAAAAGAATAAAAGAAGTAAATTCCTTAGAAGAAAAGTTAAACTTTTTAGGAAAAAGAAAAATTGATAAGGCAAAAGATGAACTTATTGCTTTAAATAGCATATTACAAACCTTAAATCCATTAAACACCTTAGGAAGAGGGTATTCAGTAATAATGGATAAAAAAGATAAAGTAATTAACGAAGTAAGTGAATTAAAAAAGAACGATATGGTAAAAGTGATAATGAAGGATGGTTCCGTTAATATAGATATAAAAATTATTAATGAATAA
- a CDS encoding exodeoxyribonuclease VII small subunit, translating into MARKETNYESMVSELNEIVKQLENGDLTLEESIKSYENGVKIVNKLYKKLSTLEGKIKVVEDEKEEDFGGYSNEY; encoded by the coding sequence ATGGCTAGAAAAGAAACTAATTATGAAAGTATGGTTAGTGAATTAAATGAAATCGTAAAGCAACTGGAAAATGGAGATTTAACCTTAGAAGAGTCTATAAAAAGCTATGAAAATGGCGTTAAAATAGTAAATAAACTATATAAGAAGCTAAGCACTTTAGAAGGCAAAATAAAGGTTGTTGAAGATGAAAAAGAGGAAGACTTTGGAGGATACAGCAATGAATATTAA
- a CDS encoding polyprenyl synthetase family protein, whose translation MNINSLKEEVDQSLKAYFNKDREYNKVLYDSMAYSINVGGKRIRPILMLLSYYIYKSDYKKILTPAMAIEMIHTYSLIHDDLPCMDNDDLRRGKPTNHKVFGEAIAVLAGDALLNEAMKILVDYSLEEGISALKATKIIADAAGSDGMIGGQIVDIINEDKEEISLKELDYMHLKKTGELIKASIMSGAVLAEASEGDIKKLEDFGYKLGLAFQIKDDILDVVGNAKDLGKNVHKDQESNKNNYITIFGLEECKKKCVNITEECIEILSSIEGNTEPLKVLTMKLLERKF comes from the coding sequence ATGAATATTAATAGCTTAAAAGAGGAAGTTGATCAATCTTTAAAAGCTTATTTTAATAAAGATAGAGAATACAATAAAGTTTTATATGATTCAATGGCATATAGCATAAACGTAGGAGGAAAAAGAATAAGACCAATCTTAATGCTTTTATCTTACTATATTTATAAAAGTGATTATAAAAAAATATTAACACCTGCAATGGCCATAGAAATGATACACACTTATTCTTTAATACATGATGATTTACCATGTATGGACAATGATGATTTAAGAAGAGGAAAACCTACAAATCATAAGGTTTTTGGAGAAGCTATTGCTGTTTTAGCTGGAGATGCTCTTTTAAATGAAGCTATGAAAATTTTAGTTGATTATTCTTTAGAAGAAGGAATAAGTGCATTAAAGGCAACTAAAATAATTGCAGATGCAGCAGGATCAGATGGAATGATTGGTGGTCAAATTGTTGATATAATAAATGAAGATAAGGAAGAAATTTCTTTAAAAGAATTAGATTATATGCATTTAAAGAAAACTGGAGAACTTATAAAAGCTTCAATAATGTCTGGAGCGGTTTTAGCAGAAGCTTCAGAGGGAGATATTAAAAAATTAGAGGATTTTGGATATAAGTTAGGCTTAGCATTTCAAATAAAAGATGATATATTAGATGTAGTGGGAAATGCAAAAGATTTAGGGAAGAATGTTCACAAAGACCAAGAAAGCAATAAAAATAATTATATAACCATTTTTGGATTAGAAGAGTGTAAGAAAAAATGCGTGAATATAACTGAGGAATGTATAGAGATATTAAGTTCAATAGAAGGAAATACAGAGCCTCTAAAAGTTTTAACCATGAAACTTTTAGAGAGAAAATTTTAA